One genomic window of Ziziphus jujuba cultivar Dongzao chromosome 4, ASM3175591v1 includes the following:
- the LOC107417268 gene encoding glutamine synthetase nodule isozyme, translated as MSLLSDLLNLDLSETTEKIIAEYIWIGGSGMDVRSKARTLPGPVSDPSKLPKWNYDGSSTGQAPGEDSEVILYPQAIFKDPFRRGNNILVICDTYTPAGEPIPTNKRAKAAKIFSHPDVVAEVPWYGIEQEYTLLQKDVKWPIGWPLGGFPGPQGPYYCGAGADKAFGRDIVDAHYKACLYAGINISGINGEVMPGQWEFQVGPAVGISAGDELWAARYILERITEIAGVVLSFDPKPIQGDWNGAGAHTNYSTKSMRNDGGYEVIKKAIGKLELRHKEHISAYGEGNERRLTGRHETADINTFLWGVANRGASIRVGRDTEKAGKGYFEDRRPASNMDPYVVTSMIAETTILWKP; from the exons ATGTCACTGCTTTCAGATCTTCTCAACCTTGACCTCTCAGAAACCACTGAGAAAATCATCGCCGAGTACATATG GATCGGTGGATCTGGTATGGATGTAAGAAGCAAAGCAAGG ACTCTTCCAGGACCCGTTTCTGATCCTTCAAAGCTTCCGAAGTGGAATTATGATGGTTCTAGCACAGGTCAAGCACCTGGAGAAGATAGTGAAGTAATTTTATA CCCCCAAGCAATTTTCAAGGATCCATTTAGGAGAGGAAACAATATATTG GTCATATGTGATACTTATACTCCTGCTGGAGAACCTATTCCAACAAACAAGAGAGCTAAGGCTGCAAAGATATTCAGCCATCCTGATGTTGTTGCAGAAGTACCTTG GTATGGTATTGAGCAAGAGTACACCTTGTTGCAAAAAGATGTCAAGTGGCCCATCGGGTGGCCTCTTGGTGGTTTTCCCGGTCCACAG GGACCATATTACTGTGGTGCTGGTGCTGACAAAGCTTTTGGGCGTGACATTGTTGATGCCCACTACAAGGCCTGCCTTTATGCAGGCATCAACATCAGCGGTATCAACGGAGAAGTGATGCCAGGACAA TGGGAATTTCAAGTTGGTCCTGCAGTTGGCATTTCTGCTGGAGACGAGTTGTGGGCTGCTCGTTACATTTTGGAG AGGATCACTGAGATCGCTGGAGTAGTGCTTTCCTTCGATCCAAAGCCAATCCAG GGTGATTGGAATGGAGCTGGTGCTCACACAAATTACAG CACCAAGTCCATGAGAAATGATGGAGGTTATGAAGTCATCAAGAAAGCAATTGGAAAGCTGGAATTGAGGCACAAAGAACATATTTCTGCATATGGAGAAGGCAACGAGCGCCGTCTCACTGGTCGCCATGAAACTGCTGATATCAACACTTTCTTATGG GGTGTTGCTAACCGCGGTGCATCTATTCGTGTTGGTCGAGACACGGAGAAAGCAGGCAAAGGCTATTTCGAGGACAGGAGGCCTGCTTCGAACATGGATCCATACGTTGTTACTTCCATGATTGCGGAAACCACCATCCTGTGGAAGCCATAG